The Haloarcula sp. CBA1127 genomic interval GCCGACCGTCTGCGAGAGCGTATCTCTGACGAGGCCGTTCTCGCGGCGATAGCGTCGGTTCCCCGCCATCGGTTCGTCCCGCACGACAAGCGACACGATGCCTACGCCGACCGCCCGCTCCCAATCGGGTCGGGCCAGACGATTTCTGCGCCGCACATGGTCGCAATCATGGCCGAGTTACTGGACCTGTCCCCCGGAGATCGGGTACTGGAGATCGGCACGGGATGTGGCTACCACGCCGCGGTGACCGCCGAACTGGTCGGCCCCGAGAACATCTACAGCGTGGAGTACCACGCATCGCTGGCCGATGAGGCACGCGAGACACTGGAAGCGACCGGCTACGGCGACGTTTCCGTTCGCGCCGGCGACGGCAAGGAGGGGTGGCCAGACCACGCCCCCTACGACCGGACGTATCTGACCTGTGCCGCGCCGGAGTTCCCCGCCCCGCTTGTTGAGCAGACCCGCGACGGTGGCGTCCTGCTGGCTCCGATCGACGATGGGCAGCAGCGCCTCATCCGGGCGGAGAAACGGGCTGACGGCACGCTTGACAGCGAGGACCACGGCGGTGTTCGGTTCGTCCCGCTCCAGTAGGGGGTTTTCGACAGACACGGCCGTTGTCGCGCCATTGATATAGCTCTGGTCGAATATACTGGTATGGACCCAGCGGTACTGCGGGACGACATGGTCGACAGCCTGCAACACGAGAGCAAGGGTGTCGTCCGGAGCGCGTGGCTGTCGACAGCGATGCGTGCCGTCCCCAGAGAGGCGTTCGTCGGCGAGCAACAGACCTACTCCGACCGCCCGTTTGAACGCCTCGGCACGCGCGTTCTTTCGCCTAGTACCGTCGGCCGCGTGCTCGAAACCCTGGCACCCGAGGAAGACGACGACGTGCTCGTGGTCGGTGCCGGCGTCGGCTACACGGCTGCCGTACTGGCAGAACAGGTCGGCGCAGCGAACGTTCATGCGATAGATATCACGCGCCGCCTCGTCATCGAAGCGCGACAGAACCTGGCAGAAGCAGGCTACGACGCCGTCCTCGTGGACCGTCGTGACGGGGCTGACGGACTTCCGGAGTACGCACCGTACGACCGAATTCTTCTGGAAGCTGCCGCAATCGACCCGCCCAGAGCGCTCCTCCAGCAGTTGACCGAGGACGGCCGGCTCGTGATGCCGCTGGGAACCGGCGAGCAGTCACTGGCCGTCGTCGAGGCCGACGGCTCAGTCAAGCGACACGGCACTGTCGCGTTCCAGCCGATGCTCGTCGAGGGCGAACAGGCCGACACCGTCGAGCGCAACCGGACCCACCGCGAGGACCGCGAGCGCGCCCGCCAGGCGGCCCAGTCCCGCGCCGG includes:
- a CDS encoding protein-L-isoaspartate(D-aspartate) O-methyltransferase encodes the protein MADWDRKRSRLADRLRERISDEAVLAAIASVPRHRFVPHDKRHDAYADRPLPIGSGQTISAPHMVAIMAELLDLSPGDRVLEIGTGCGYHAAVTAELVGPENIYSVEYHASLADEARETLEATGYGDVSVRAGDGKEGWPDHAPYDRTYLTCAAPEFPAPLVEQTRDGGVLLAPIDDGQQRLIRAEKRADGTLDSEDHGGVRFVPLQ
- a CDS encoding protein-L-isoaspartate O-methyltransferase; the encoded protein is MDPAVLRDDMVDSLQHESKGVVRSAWLSTAMRAVPREAFVGEQQTYSDRPFERLGTRVLSPSTVGRVLETLAPEEDDDVLVVGAGVGYTAAVLAEQVGAANVHAIDITRRLVIEARQNLAEAGYDAVLVDRRDGADGLPEYAPYDRILLEAAAIDPPRALLQQLTEDGRLVMPLGTGEQSLAVVEADGSVKRHGTVAFQPMLVEGEQADTVERNRTHREDRERARQAAQSRAGWEQEWIDWDG